Proteins from a single region of Coregonus clupeaformis isolate EN_2021a chromosome 35, ASM2061545v1, whole genome shotgun sequence:
- the LOC121551766 gene encoding GTPase IMAP family member 4-like, which translates to MTSGFSMDSEEVMVEMEETGSSSDSQPGLRIILIGEREAGKSAVGNAILGRGVFDTVGVRTREAVRRQGEVAERQVTVVDTPGWEWFPSRGSSLGVRREIVRGVSLCQPGPHAVLLVVPLSFTFTRRERQAAEEHVELLGERTWGHTVVLFTVKGGRLKDSTLEEEVEESEELWGLVERCGGRYHALYGRPRKGHDAVAELLEKLDNMVAKNRGRL; encoded by the exons ATGACCAGTGGATTCAGTATGGATTCAGAGGAGGTCATGGTGGAAATGGAAGAAACTGGAAGCTCCTCAGATTCTCAACCAG GGTTGCGAATAATCCTgatcggagagagagaggcagggaagaGTGCTGTGGGCAACGCCATCCTGGGCAGAGGGGTGTTTGACACAGTGGGGGTGAGAACTAGGGAGGCTGTAAGGCGGCAAGGCGAGGTGGCCGAGAGGCAAGTGACGGTGGTGGACACGCCTGGTTGGGAGTGGTTCCCCTCCAGGGGCTCCTCTCTGGGGGTCCGGAGGGAGATCGTCCGGGGCGTGTCGCTGTGCCAGCCTGGCCCCCACGCCGTGCTCCTGGTGGTGCCCCTCTCCTTCACCTTCACCAGACGGGAGCGGCAGGCGGCTGAGGAGCATGTGGAGCTGTTGGGGGAGCGGACATGGGGGCATACCGTGGTGCTGTTCACTGTGAAGGGAGGGCGGCTGAAGGACTCCAccctggaggaggaggtggaggagagcgAGGAGCTCTGGGGCCTGGTGGAGCGATGCGGGGGCCGCTATCATGCCCTGTATGGGAGGCCCAGGAAGGGCCACGATGCCGTGGCAGAGCTACTGGAGAAGCTGGACAACATGGTGGCCAAGAACAGAG GGAGGCTTTGA